The nucleotide window CCATCAATGGTATCAGCGAGATCACCGGTTTGAGAGGTGGTTTGCAATCCTCCACCAATGCTGTCGTCTCCACCTCCTCCTTGAATCGTATCGGAGCCTTCACTTCCATACAAGGTATCATTGAAGTTACCCCCTGCAACTGTATCGTTCCCTTGTCCGCCGTAGGCTTCGATCGTGGTGGGAAAGCCTCCTATATTAGCAGCAGAGATTAGGTCATTTCCTTGGTTGGCAAGGATGATTTGAACGCCGGTGAAGCTATTTCCTCCGAGGGCTTGTATGGTATCATTCCCCTCTAAACCATTAATTTGTCCTGTAATATTGAGACCAAAGGAAAGAAGATCAGCGTCGCTAGTTCCAACGAGAAGTTCTCCCTGATCGTTTAATATTAAATCAGCCATTGTTCACTCCAAAAATTTGGCTATTAGTTTTTATCAATTCCGAATCAATATTAGCATAACTCTAAAAAAATTAAGCGACCAACTTCTTGTCATTAAAAGTCTATATTTCTTAACTTTACTTTATTTTAACTTTATAATCCTTCAGGAACATTTAGCCAGTTTCTTCATCAATTGTAAGTGGCGAGAAAGTAATTGTTGAAGAGAATATTTATCTATAATGGTTTGGCGAGCTTGACCTCTTATTTCGGCCATACGAGTTGGATGTTTCATCACTTCATCAACCCTTTCGGCAATTTCTTTCGGCGAGAAAAAATCAACTAATAGGCCATTAACTCCATCCTTAATGACTTCTTTTACAGGGGGAGTATCCGAGCCAATAATTAAGCATCCGCTAGACATGGCTTCCAGCATAGACCATGATAATACAAAAGGACGGGTTAAGTAAATGTGAGCAGAAGAAGCTTGAATAACTTTTAAATATTGTCCATAGGGTAGGGAGCCGACAAAATGAACTCTAGATAGATCTAGAGGGACTTTTTCTAACATATATTGTTTGTAGGTTTTCCCATCGGGTAAAGATTTACCATAGGCAACCCGGTCTGAGCCGACAATAACCGCGTGACAATGGGGGCGACGTTCTAGAATATAAGCGAGGGATTCTATCATCTGAGGAAACCCTCGATAGGGTTCCATCCCACGAGCCACATAGGTCACAATCTCATGGACATGAGAGAGATCCAATTGTGGCAAAATTAATTTAGCTCCAGGATTAGGCTTAAAATAGTCAATATCAATCCCATCATGGAGTACAGAGATTTTGGAGTGAAATTCAGACGGAAATTGAGATCGTTGCCATTGAGTGGGAGAGACTCCCTGATCACAATTGACCAAATCGATTAATATC belongs to Gloeothece citriformis PCC 7424 and includes:
- a CDS encoding glycosyltransferase family 4 protein, whose product is MRVLFIHPNFPAQFRHLAKALGSQPNNQVIFATKNENPAWKIPGVTRAMYAPHRQPNRETHHYLQNFESAVLEGQAVYRTAEQLKKQGFVPDIIYGHSGWGGTLYMKDIFPHTPLMCYYEWFYNGYGADADFDPDDPLSVDDYLRIRSKNAPILIDLVNCDQGVSPTQWQRSQFPSEFHSKISVLHDGIDIDYFKPNPGAKLILPQLDLSHVHEIVTYVARGMEPYRGFPQMIESLAYILERRPHCHAVIVGSDRVAYGKSLPDGKTYKQYMLEKVPLDLSRVHFVGSLPYGQYLKVIQASSAHIYLTRPFVLSWSMLEAMSSGCLIIGSDTPPVKEVIKDGVNGLLVDFFSPKEIAERVDEVMKHPTRMAEIRGQARQTIIDKYSLQQLLSRHLQLMKKLAKCS